GCCGGCAATGCCGGATTCGTGTTCGGCGGCGGCCGGCGCACCCGGAGCGGCCACGGCGGGGCTCGGCGGAACGGTTTCGCGGCTGCGCGGTTTGTCGGCATTGCGGGACGCTGCGGTGTCGGCCGGTTTGGTTTCGGCCGGTTTGGTGTCGGCGGGCGATGCGGCCGTGGGTTTTGCGTCGGCGGACTTTACGTCGGCGGCGGACTTCGGTTCCGTGGGTTTCAAATCCGTTGCGCGGTTGTCGGTTGGCCTGACGTCGGGCTGCCTGGCGTCCGCCTGCCGGGTGGTACTGCGCTCGGCCTTGTCGTTGCCCTGCCCGCTGTATTCGACGTGCGCGGCGCGAATCACCGCCAGCGGCGCAGTTGCAACGGCTGGCGCGGACCGCTCCGTCGCAGCATCAGACGTAGCGTAAGCGTTTGCCGTGATGGTCACCGCATTGCCGGTAGCGCGCGCCTCTCCCCGGCCAGCGCCACGCTCACCTTTCCGGTCCGGACTACGCAGATCCAACGCCGCCTGCACGCCAGTCACGCCCGGCACGATCTCCGGCTCGGCGTGCTTCGCCGCGCGCGCGCCCTTCGAGCGCTTGCTCCTCGCGACGACAGCCGGTGCGGCGGCCATCACTTCATCGAGCGCCTTCTTGGCGGCGGCCTGCTCGGCCGCGCGGCGGCTCGC
The sequence above is a segment of the Paraburkholderia sp. D15 genome. Coding sequences within it:
- the rnc gene encoding ribonuclease III, with translation MPLSPLESRLRYEFRNAELLRQALTHRSHSSTHNERLEFLGDSVLNCAVAALLFQRFGKLDEGDLSRVRANLVKQQSLYEIAQALNISEGLRLGEGELRSGGFRRPSILADTLEAVLGAVFLDGGFDAAQTVIKRLYVPILDHIDPRTLGKDAKTLLQEYLQGRKIALPTYTVVATHGAAHNQQFEVECTVPKLDVKVSGSGASRRAAEQAAAKKALDEVMAAAPAVVARSKRSKGARAAKHAEPEIVPGVTGVQAALDLRSPDRKGERGAGRGEARATGNAVTITANAYATSDAATERSAPAVATAPLAVIRAAHVEYSGQGNDKAERSTTRQADARQPDVRPTDNRATDLKPTEPKSAADVKSADAKPTAASPADTKPAETKPADTAASRNADKPRSRETVPPSPAVAAPGAPAAAEHESGIAGAVQTRVADAGH